A region of Streptomyces paludis DNA encodes the following proteins:
- a CDS encoding ABC-F family ATP-binding cassette domain-containing protein, whose translation MATTPARLTCADLSFAWPDGTPVLDGFQLAVGPGRTGLIGLNGCGKSTLLKLFAGELAPAAGRVDAVGEIGYLPQTVVLDTALRVDEALGIAATRTALHAIEAGDVREEHFAAVGDDWDVEERAVATLDQLGLGRIGLDRTVGELSGGECVLLRLAALLLARPDILLLDEPTNNLDLPARRRLHRAVDSWPGVLVVVSHDRELLERVDRIAELRDGEVRWYGGNHSAYEEAVDREQAAAERAVRAAEADVQRQKRELADAQMLLARRKRYGQKMHDTKREPRIVMNGRKRAAQESAGKHRATHVERLDRAKERLDEAVEAVRDDDEVRIELPHTKVHPGRSVLTLRELRLRYGAEVRGEYAIHGPERIALVGRNGAGKTTLLRTIAGELSPVGGEALAHVPLRFLPQRLDVLDDGLSVVANMARFAPSATHRTVRAQLARFLFRGARADQPVGTLSGGERFRASLAALLLAEPAPRLLLLDEPTNSLDLASVRRLTAALESYEGALVVASHDVPFLESLGPTRWLLLDGELRDTTAEEVRETM comes from the coding sequence ATGGCCACCACCCCCGCCCGGCTCACCTGCGCCGACCTGTCCTTCGCCTGGCCCGACGGGACCCCGGTCCTCGACGGCTTCCAACTGGCCGTCGGCCCCGGCAGGACCGGGCTGATCGGACTCAACGGATGCGGTAAATCAACCCTGTTGAAGCTGTTCGCCGGTGAACTCGCCCCGGCCGCCGGCCGCGTCGACGCCGTCGGCGAGATCGGCTATCTCCCGCAGACCGTGGTGCTCGACACCGCGCTCCGGGTGGACGAGGCCCTCGGGATCGCCGCGACCCGGACCGCCCTGCACGCCATCGAGGCCGGAGACGTACGGGAGGAGCACTTCGCGGCCGTCGGGGACGACTGGGACGTCGAGGAACGCGCCGTCGCCACCCTCGACCAGCTCGGACTGGGCCGGATCGGACTCGACCGGACCGTCGGCGAGCTGTCGGGCGGCGAGTGCGTTTTGCTCCGACTGGCCGCGCTGCTGCTGGCCCGCCCCGACATCCTCCTGCTCGACGAGCCGACCAACAACCTCGATCTGCCCGCCCGGCGGCGCCTCCACCGCGCCGTCGACTCCTGGCCCGGCGTGCTGGTCGTGGTCAGCCACGACCGGGAGCTGCTGGAGCGCGTCGACCGCATCGCGGAACTGCGGGACGGCGAGGTGCGCTGGTACGGCGGGAACCACTCCGCGTACGAGGAGGCCGTCGACCGGGAGCAGGCGGCGGCCGAACGCGCCGTACGCGCCGCGGAGGCCGATGTCCAGCGCCAGAAGCGTGAACTGGCCGATGCCCAGATGCTGCTGGCCCGCCGCAAGCGCTACGGCCAGAAGATGCACGACACCAAGCGCGAGCCGAGGATCGTCATGAACGGGCGCAAACGGGCCGCCCAGGAGTCCGCCGGGAAGCACCGCGCCACCCACGTCGAGCGGCTCGACCGGGCGAAGGAACGCCTGGACGAGGCGGTGGAGGCCGTACGCGACGACGACGAGGTACGTATCGAGCTGCCGCACACCAAGGTCCACCCGGGCCGGAGCGTGCTGACCCTGCGCGAACTGCGGCTGCGGTACGGGGCCGAGGTGCGCGGTGAGTACGCGATCCACGGCCCGGAGCGGATCGCGCTCGTCGGGCGCAACGGCGCGGGCAAGACCACCCTGCTGCGCACGATCGCGGGCGAGCTGTCCCCGGTCGGCGGCGAGGCGCTGGCCCATGTGCCGCTGCGCTTCCTGCCGCAGCGGCTCGATGTCCTCGACGACGGGCTGAGCGTCGTGGCGAACATGGCGCGCTTCGCTCCCTCGGCCACCCACCGCACCGTCCGGGCCCAGCTCGCCCGCTTCCTCTTCCGGGGCGCGCGGGCCGATCAGCCGGTCGGCACCCTCTCGGGCGGCGAACGCTTCCGGGCCTCGCTGGCGGCCCTGCTGCTCGCCGAACCGGCACCCCGGCTGCTGCTGCTCGACGAGCCGACCAACAGCCTCGACCTGGCCAGCGTGCGCCGGCTCACGGCCGCGCTGGAGTCGTACGAGGGCGCGCTGGTCGTGGCGAGCCACGATGTGCCGTTCCTGGAGTCCCTCGGCCCGACCCGCTGGCTGCTCCTGGACGGCGAGCTGCGCGACACCACCGCCGAGGAGGTACGGGAGACCATGTAG